Genomic window (Marinobacter fonticola):
ACCCGGCTTGTTGTTCCACACGGACCGGGGCATTGAATACCGAGCCCGCAAGACGCAGGCGCTCCTGAAACGGCATCAGGTCCGTCACAGCATGAATCGACCGGGACAATGCACCGATAATGCCGAGGTCGAATCCTTCTTCAAAACGTTGAAGGGAGAATTGCTACAGGCGACCAGCTTTGTGACGTTGAGGCAGTTACGAAAGCATATAAATAACTATATTGAAGTCTTTTACAATCGCCAACGGCTGCACAGTGGCCTGGGCTACCGGACTCCGCTAGAGTTCGAGGAAATCAATTGAAGGGGCGTGTCCGATTTATTGGGGGAAGTCCACTAATTTTCCGCTGCCGCTCCAAATTGGCGGCTTATTCAAGGCGTTATGCATCAACTAAAGAAGGGTTCGCAGTGTGCCTGAACCAGCATCAATAATTTCTGTCATCGCTTCAGTTGTGAGTGCTGCTGGTGGTGCTATTGCGTGTATTGCTGCTTTTAAGTCCGCAGGGCACGCTAAGAGAGCTTTTGAAGAAAGCCAAAAGGCGGACAAAAGGTTCGCTCTCCGACAGCTTTCGCTCACCGCCCATCAAATTGTCGTAGAGGTAGATCGCATAAAGTGGCTGGCTCAAGGTCTCACAGCAGCTTATAAAGCATTGGCTGTGTTCAATAATGCGACTGGTAACTCTCGGGTTCCTCTGATGACCAACGAGGTAGCTAAGAAAGTTAGGGTCGCGGAGCAGTTGGGAGAGAAAGCCAAACCTTTTGTAGATGTAAAAACGGCACTACTAAATGGGCCGCTCGAAGAAATTAGCGACCGAGAAATAGCAATGACTCAGTATCTAACTGAAGCAATAGCGTTGAGAGGGAAGATCGAAATAGAACTTGCTGATATTCAAGCTAAAAATGCTACCCATCAAGAAATTGCTATACGGAACGCCAATGGCCAGTAGCATAACCAATAGTTCCAGTACGTTCCGGGCCTAACGGCCCTCCACCGGACGCCCTTTTCTCCGCTTCGCTACAAAAAGGTCGCCGCTGAACAAAAGCGTTATAAATCAGGGAGTAGCCATCAATGGAGTGGCGCAAGGACGATTACCTAATCACTGACGATAATTCCAAGGTGCAACTGGATATCGTCCCCGCTTGCTTGAAAAAGCGCGGGGTCAGATACCGTCTTGAAGTGCAAGCTGTTGCATCGGTATCCGTGCATCGAAAGGCTTGTTTGAACAGACTACTCCGTAGATGAGATGAACGAGCTTTCTCATGCTTGCCCCAACGATGGCTTTGGGCGCCAGGCCTCTCTCCCGCAAGCGAGCAGCCATAACGCGCACGACAGGGTTGCGATTATAAAGCGCGGGGTCAAGTCTTGCCTTTTGCCTCATACTACTACCTTTGCCTCTAGCCGCGGGCAAAAGGCAAGATCTGACCCTGTGCAATGTGTGCAATGTGACCAAATTTGGAAATGAGATATTAGTCGCCGAGATATTGGTCTTGGGGGCTCATATGCAAATGTTAAATCAGTAGTGATACCGGAGCTGGGCGATAAGCAAAGCGTCATCCGTGACTTTGTAAACTATTCGGTGTTCTTCGTTGATCCGGCGTGACCAGTACCCGGCAAGGCTGTGTTTGAGGGGCTCCGGTTTACCGACACCTTCAAACGGTTCTCGCGTGGTCTCTTTGATTAGCTTGTTGATTCGGTTAAGGATCTTTTTGTCGGTTTTCTGCCAGTACAGATAGTCTTCCCAGGCGTTCTCGGAGAAGATGAGTTTCATTCAAGAAGTTCCTTTTCTTGACCACCGTCTTGTTCCAGTTCGGCAACGGATTCCAGCAACCGCCGAGCGTTTTTTGGTGCGCGCAGAAGGTATGCAGTTTCTTGCAGCGCTTCGTAGTCCTCAAGGGAGATCATTACTACGGACGGCGACTTGCTTCGGGTTATGATCACAGGGGAATGGTCCTCACAGACCTGTTCCATGGTTTTTGCTAGATTGGTTCTAGCGGCTGTGTAGCTAATGGCATCCATAAGGTTGCTCCTGTACAGGATGTTGACCATGGTCAGGATACCGTACGTCAAGGGATTTAACAATCGGCTGCCCATTACCATTGGCGTTAAAGTTAGGGAGAAGTAGCGTAAGAAACCGGGAGAGATTTATTTTCCGGCCTGCTAAGTTCTAGAAATAGGCCGGGATAAGTCGAAAATAATTCTGTTCCGGTTTTTCCTTATAAGCATTAGGGAAATCCGAATGATCAACAAGGCAGTTTTAGTTCTTTTGTTTTTATTATCAGGATCTGCTCTCGCAGAGGAAAAACCGCCTGAGCTTTGGTCCTGGTTTAAAGACTTGAACAAATCCAAGGAAGCGTGCGAGATACAAAGCTCATATGCACTGCAAGTCATAGGGCTTGAAAATCAGGTTGAGAATGAGTACGGAATATACGGGAATGTAAAATCAAATCGTGTCGTTGTTAAATGTATAGAAATATCACCTACCCAAAGCAAGCTCATGGTTGCAGTTGCTGGCTCCAATAGGGATTCAGTAGAGCTTGTGAGAAATAAAATTGTTGATTCAATTCAGTAATACTTAAAAGGTCACCCACCCTAAGCCATTCCGTCAGCGCCTGCTGCGATGCTACCCGCAGGGCCAGAATTAATCACAAAATATTAGCTCTAACACCTTTTTTGCTCATTCTCCGCTTCGCTCCAAAAAGGGCGCCGGTTTAAGCAAGGCGTTCGTGTTGACGTACGTACCCAAAGGCGTACACTTGTTTAAAAGTTAAACACGTACGAGGTGCGTCATGACCGGAATCACAGCAACTGAGGCGCGCAGCAACCTTTATCGGTTGATTGATGAAACTGCCGAGTCCCATCAGCCAATCGTCATTATGGGTAAGCGGAACAAAGCCGTCTTGGTATCCGAAGAAGACTGGTCGGCCATTCAGGAAACACTCTACCTGCTCTCCGTACCCGGTATGCGGGAGTCTATTCGTGAGGGAATGGATACCTCTGTGGATGAATGCGATGAGGAGCTGGACTGGTGACATGGAAGTTGGTTTACACCAAACAAGCCCAGAAAGATGCAAAAAAGCTGGCCTCCAGCGGCCTCAAACCACAAGCCCAGGAACTGTTAGCGCTGATAACGGAAGATCCTTATCGCAAGCCACCCCCGTTTGAGAAGCTCATCGGTGATCTTGTGGGGGCCTATTCACGCCGCATCAATATTCAGCATCGTCTGGTCTACCAAGTGATCGAGGACGAGCGAGTGGTGAAAGTCCTCCGGCTCTGGAGCCACTACGAATAAAGGAACCTCTCAAAGGACACCCACCCTAAGCAGGAAAAATACAAGCCATTCCGTCAGAGCCTGCTGCGCCGCCACCCGCAGGGCCAAAGCTGCCCATAAAATATTCGCTTTGACACCTTTTTACTCCTCCGTACCACAACTAGTGACCATCAGGGCCGAAACGAACGCGCCTCTTCACACAGTTGTTTGAAAGCTGGCCTTTTACTCAGACGATTGAACCAAGCGGAGAGGGCTGGCCATCGAGTGGACTCTATATCGATTCCGGCAAGGAAGAGATTAGACATATGACCGCCTAGGGTGATGTCCGCAAACGTAAAATCGGTTCCGGCAAACCATTGTTCACCCGATTCTTCCAGTTGTGATTCAAGGTAGTCGAAAACGGGCGGCATCTTTTGATTTATTGATGCCTGTACCACCGTTTCGTCGGACGCTTTGCCAAATCGCACGGGCTTGATGACACGTTCTAGCAATGGCTCAAACACCGCTGCAGACAGATCTTCATCCGCATATTTATCCTGAGTGATGATTCGCGCAAACTGCTGTGGATCCTTGTAAGGGATCAGCTCGCTTTCATACCGTCGTGCCAGATAGTGGCAGATCGCCGATGAGTCCCAGAGGTAAAGCGATCCATCAACCAACGCCGGGATGCGTCCCAACGGGCTGGCCCGGCGAAATGCGGCCAGATCGCTACCCGGCACGACCAGTTCCCGGTCAATCTTTAGCTCCATTTCATAAATCATGAACAGTGTTTTGCGAACAAACGGGGACAGGGGGACGCCATAGAGCAGCATCAGATTCGTTCCTTCTTTGTTTAATCGTCGGGCGGCTTAACCTGTTCGATCACCAGTAGTTTTTGCCAGTCTGATGATTCGATAGTCAGGCACTCCTTAAATTACTTAAATGGTACCTACTCCAAGGCCGGCCAAATAAATCAACGCACCCGCCGACGTCGGATGAACAAAAGAACAGCTGAAAAGGTGGGTAGGAACGGCTCAGAATTTGGTTTTTATACAGCGTCGTTAGGACAGGTCATAGTGCCCTCCAATGGCGGAAATATAAATAGTGGTATCGTCAAACCGGTATATAAGCCTGTCCTTCTGTGAAATGCGCCTTGACCAAAGGCCTGATAGCTTATGTTTGAGCGGTTCGGTTTTGCCGGTGCCAGTTGATGGATTCTCAGAGCGAAGCATTTCTTTCAGCAGTTTGCAGAGAGCTTTGCGCTGCTTCTTGTCTTTCTCTCGCATCTTTTCATATGCTTCCCAAGTGCCGCCCTCAAATATCAGTGATCTCATTCATCTGCTCTATCCTAGTCCCTACCGTGGTAGGCAACGAGCACCTCCACATCGGCAAAGATGCCGGCAGCGTCGGTCACTCTGGCGAGCCAGCTCAGCGGCATGCCTAGCGGGTGTCCGACGCCGTGTATCGCCGCCATGGCTGGCCCGATGAGCCAGGCTCGGCCACAGGAATCACCTCCGCATTGAATATTCGCTCTGATGGCCTCGGTGTAGGACTGAGCCCGACTGATGATGTGGAAAATCACGGGCATGGCCTCCTGGAGATAGCAGGTACGGCCGAACGTGTCTCCGGCTTTTATTGCATCAAGGGGATTGTCGGCGATAGCGGTTGCCAAGATTTTCTGGTCCGGCGCTTCTTGAATGGCGGTGTTCATTGCCTCAGACAGGGAGGCGCCAAGGAAAAGGCTTTCCAGAAGGCGCGCCG
Coding sequences:
- a CDS encoding Txe/YoeB family addiction module toxin, whose protein sequence is MKLIFSENAWEDYLYWQKTDKKILNRINKLIKETTREPFEGVGKPEPLKHSLAGYWSRRINEEHRIVYKVTDDALLIAQLRYHY
- a CDS encoding type II toxin-antitoxin system Phd/YefM family antitoxin, producing the protein MDAISYTAARTNLAKTMEQVCEDHSPVIITRSKSPSVVMISLEDYEALQETAYLLRAPKNARRLLESVAELEQDGGQEKELLE
- a CDS encoding type II toxin-antitoxin system Phd/YefM family antitoxin; translation: MTGITATEARSNLYRLIDETAESHQPIVIMGKRNKAVLVSEEDWSAIQETLYLLSVPGMRESIREGMDTSVDECDEELDW
- a CDS encoding Txe/YoeB family addiction module toxin, coding for MTWKLVYTKQAQKDAKKLASSGLKPQAQELLALITEDPYRKPPPFEKLIGDLVGAYSRRINIQHRLVYQVIEDERVVKVLRLWSHYE
- a CDS encoding glutathione S-transferase family protein, which gives rise to MLLYGVPLSPFVRKTLFMIYEMELKIDRELVVPGSDLAAFRRASPLGRIPALVDGSLYLWDSSAICHYLARRYESELIPYKDPQQFARIITQDKYADEDLSAAVFEPLLERVIKPVRFGKASDETVVQASINQKMPPVFDYLESQLEESGEQWFAGTDFTFADITLGGHMSNLFLAGIDIESTRWPALSAWFNRLSKRPAFKQLCEEARSFRP
- a CDS encoding Txe/YoeB family addiction module toxin; amino-acid sequence: MRSLIFEGGTWEAYEKMREKDKKQRKALCKLLKEMLRSENPSTGTGKTEPLKHKLSGLWSRRISQKDRLIYRFDDTTIYISAIGGHYDLS